CTATGAAGGATTTTCGGGGACAAGGGCTGGCTACGGAAATTTTCAATTATTCAATCCCACATCTCAAAGATGCAGGGATTGATCAATACCTGCTGGAAGTATTGCAGCATAACTCAAAAGCCATTTCGGTCTATAAGAATCTGGGATTTCAGATTACTAGGGAATTTAATTATTTTATCCAGGAAAACGCTAAGGTTGTCCTTGGAAATGAATTCAAAGACGATGCTTATACCATAGAACCTGTTAACCTATCCCTTGTCGTTGGTTTGTCAGGTTTCCACGACTTTTATCCTTCCTGGCAGAACAGCTTCGAAGCTGTTGCAAGAAATTCTGAGGATTTTATCATACTCGGGATTTTTCATAGGGAAGAACCGGTGGGATATTGTATATTTGATCCTGAAACAGGAGATATTACCCAATTGGCAATTGCAAGGGAGTTTAGAAGGAAAGGACTGGCTAATGCCCTGCTTCAGAAGATGATGAGAATGAATAGCCATAATTCGGTAAAAGCTATTAACACAGATGTTCAATGTGAGCAGATCACCCGTTTCTTTGAGGCAAAAGGGATATCCCTGAAAGGGAAGCAATTTGAAATGATCAGATCATTAACCCATAAAAAGTGATACCATGGAAAACAAAAAGAAAAATGCAACTTTTATTGGTGGCCTGATTTTTACAGGCTGCATGTTTATCGGAATCGGACTCGGATTTTTTTATCACAATATTGTAGTTGGATCTCTTATCGGAATGGGAACGGGTTTTATCGGAATGGCAGTTACCTATGCCGTAATAACAGGAAAAGACCATTCTGATACCGGTTCGGAAAAATAAGGCATTCCTCCATCACATCCTGCGAATGCATTAAAACCCATGTGAATTTCAGGAAAAGTCAGCAATAAGTTACCGGTTGCCCCCCCCAGCAACCCAGCCCCCCAGTACCCAACCCCCCAGTACCCAGTACCCAGCCCCCAGTACCCAGTACCCAGTACCCAGCCCCCCAGCCCCTGAAAAAATACTTTTACCTTAAATGTAAAAAAATCTTGACATAAGGTAAAATATAATTATCTTTGTGGCAAAAATAATTAACATGTTGTAAAACAAATCAGACAAAGGAGGTAACTATGTCGTACCAGGAAAAGCGCAGCATAATGACGATCATTACAAGCATTTTGATCACTTTTTTTTACTTTCTCTACGTTTACCGGCATTATCTCGCCGGGAATATGGAATTACTGAACGATTTAAAATTTTGCGGAACGGTTATCCTTATCATGATCCCTGTTTCAATGGTAGCGCACATAATCGTTTACATTTTATTCAATATTATTTACAAGATAACTACCAGGGAAGCTATTCCTGAAAAATCCGATGAACTGGATAAGCTGATTGAACTCAAGTCCACCAATATCACACATTACATTTTCATCCTGGGTTTTCTTCTGGCGATGGGATCCCTGGTTATCGGGAAGCCTCCTTATGTGATGTTGTTGGTTTTGGTCGGATCGATGATGGTTTCCTGCATCCTGGGGGAACTGGCCAAACTCTGTTATTACAGGAAAGGAGTTTAACATGAGTAAATGCGTAATTAATAACAACATACGAAAATTGCGTTTCATGGCGGATGAGATGACCCAGCAGCAGCTTGCGGATAAGGTTGGGGTTACCCGGCAAACTATCGTCGCTGTTGAGCATGGGAAATACTCTCCATCCCTTGAGCTGGCATTCCGGATCGCCAGAGTCTTCCATATTCCTTTGGAAGAAGTATTTAGCTATACCTGTGAAGATGATAAACCCCGAAAAAAGTAATAATTGAATCAGAAATTTTACGTCGATGAATACCATAGAAAAACCCAAAATCAGAAAAACCAAAAGGTTATTCCTTAAATTAGGATCATGTTCCAGGACAGTTGGATACATCGTTAACAAAGAATTTGGCAACCCGCGGGAAGACCATGAGCGTGCACTGGATCCCTTAGCCGGAGGTATCCTGCAACAGGGCTATCAATGCGGCATGCTCTGGGGATCCAGTCTGGCCGCGGGAGCAGCAGCATACAAAAGATTGAACGGACAAGGTATTGATAATGCCTTCGCTTTGACGATCGCTGCCACACAGCATATCATGAAATCGTTTTCAGGAATGGCAAAACATTGCGATTGCATTGACATTACAAAGTGCGATTGGCACAACAAATGGAGTATTGCAAAGTATTTTGCAACAGGAAAAATGATTTCCTGCTTCCGGTTGCTGGAAAAGTGGGCGCCTGAAGCTGTGGTTGCCGCTCATGAAGGATTGTCAATAGATAAAAATGGGCTTCCCGGGAAGTGCAAAAGCTGCGCATCCGAGGTTGTACGTCGCATGGGCGGGAGTGAAGAAGAGATGGCCATGGTGGCAGGATGGGCCGGGGGCATCGGGCTCAGCGGTAATGCCTGCGGAGCGCTGGCAGCAGCCATATGGATGAGGACATTAGCGCTTTGTAAAGAAACTCCCGGAAAGTCGTTTTTCACAAACTCCCGGGCCAACGAAACACTGGAACTATTTTACAAGGAAACCAATTATGAGATTCTATGCAGTGCAATTGCCGGAAGGCGATTTGAGACGCTGGACGATCACACGGAGTTTATCGGTAAGGGCGGGTGTAAGAGACTGATTGAGGTTCTGGGGGGAAAATGAAAGCGTTCTTATGATATGTGGTGAAAATGTGGAAGGGGGGAAGGGGGAAGGAGGAAGGTTGCAGGGGGCATGTTACAGGTTACAGGGTGCTGGGTACTGGGTACTGGGTGCTGGGTGCTGGGGGCTGGGGGCTGGAGGCTGGGTAGGGGATGGTAGGTAAAGAGACGTTAATGAATTGCTAATAAAGTTTGTTCCGCTGTCATTTGGTTGAAAGAGATGCTTTATTTTTATGTCCTCAAATTCGATGAAAAATGACAAAGCACATTTTCTGGATTTTCACATTCATTGTTGTATTATCATGGAATATATCCGGGCAAAATCCTTCCCGTATCTTCCTGGAATTTAAGGAGTTTCCCGGTCGCCTGGAGTTAAATACCAGCGATGGAAAGTATATCTTCAAGCCATACAACGACAAGATCATGGAAACCTCCTTCATCCCGGAAGGGGAATCTTTTGACCCTGAATCCCATGCGGTGGTCATGGTTCCTGATAAGGTAAATACAGAGTTGAAGGATGATAAGGACCTCCTGGAATACAGTA
The sequence above is drawn from the Bacteroidota bacterium genome and encodes:
- a CDS encoding C-GCAxxG-C-C family protein, whose amino-acid sequence is MNTIEKPKIRKTKRLFLKLGSCSRTVGYIVNKEFGNPREDHERALDPLAGGILQQGYQCGMLWGSSLAAGAAAYKRLNGQGIDNAFALTIAATQHIMKSFSGMAKHCDCIDITKCDWHNKWSIAKYFATGKMISCFRLLEKWAPEAVVAAHEGLSIDKNGLPGKCKSCASEVVRRMGGSEEEMAMVAGWAGGIGLSGNACGALAAAIWMRTLALCKETPGKSFFTNSRANETLELFYKETNYEILCSAIAGRRFETLDDHTEFIGKGGCKRLIEVLGGK
- a CDS encoding GNAT family N-acetyltransferase, which encodes MKTIRSLDGLDFDEIFLAFKTAFQDYEMQLDKYELNRMLERRGFVRELSFGAFVDGQLVSFTFNGIGVFRGIRTAYDTGTGTMKDFRGQGLATEIFNYSIPHLKDAGIDQYLLEVLQHNSKAISVYKNLGFQITREFNYFIQENAKVVLGNEFKDDAYTIEPVNLSLVVGLSGFHDFYPSWQNSFEAVARNSEDFIILGIFHREEPVGYCIFDPETGDITQLAIAREFRRKGLANALLQKMMRMNSHNSVKAINTDVQCEQITRFFEAKGISLKGKQFEMIRSLTHKK
- a CDS encoding helix-turn-helix transcriptional regulator produces the protein MSKCVINNNIRKLRFMADEMTQQQLADKVGVTRQTIVAVEHGKYSPSLELAFRIARVFHIPLEEVFSYTCEDDKPRKK